The genomic DNA ATTGATAATGCAAGACAGCTGATTGAAAATATGTTTAAGAATTTCGACAGATATGATTTATCGGAAGTCGGTCGTTATAAATTAAATCAGAGAATAGGAATTAAGACTCCACTGGACCCAGGACACAGGATTTTAAGAAAAGAAGACGTGGTTGCAACTATAAAAGAAATTATTAAATTGAATAATGATCCGGATTTGGTCGGAGATGATATTGACCATTTGGGAAATAGGCGCGTGAGGTCGCTGGGAGAACTTTTGCAAAATAAATTCAGAGCAGGCATGGCGCGGGTGATCAGAATTATTAGAGATAGAATGAGTACCATGGACGCTTATAATTTAGCTCCTGCGCAACTTGTTAATTCCAGGCCGCTTATGGCAGCAGTCAAAGAATTTTTCACATCATCGCAATTATCCCAGTTTATGAATCAGGTAAATCCTTTGTCAGAACTGGAGCATAAAAGAAGATTGTCAGCCATGGGCCCCGGAGGCCTAACCAGAGAAAGAGCGGGATTTGAAGTCCGCGATGTGCATCCCTCCCATTATGGAAGAATTTGTCCTATTGAAACTCCAGAAGGCCCGAATATTGGTTTGGTTGGCCATCTGGCAAGTTATGCCAAAATTAATGATTATGGATTTATAGAAACTCCATACAGAAAAGTTGAAAACGGAAAGGTGACAAATAAAATTGTCTATATGGGCGCTTCTGAAGAGGAAAAATACAATATTGCTCATGCAGGCATTGTTCTGGAATCCAGTGGTCGCATGAAAGAGAAAAGAGTTGAGGCAAGAATTCATGGCGAGCCGGGAATTATAGAACGAGACAAGATTGACTGGATGGACGTTTCGCCATACCAGTGTATTAGTATTGCTACTGCTTTGATTCCTTTTGTTGAACACGATGATTCAAACCGCGCATTGATGGGTTCAAACATGCAGAGGCAGGCAGTGCCATTGGTTAATCCAGAAGCGCCGCTCGTCGGCACCGGAATCGAAAGGAAAGCAGCTGTGGATTCAGGCCAGGTAATGCTTTCACCAAGCGACGGAGTAATCAAAGGCGTCGATGCTTCCCGTATTACTATTTCTTCAAAAGGAACTTTAAAAACTTATCCTTTAAATAATTATTTGCGTTCTAATGAGTATACCTGCATTCACCAGAGGCCGATAGTCAGGCCTGGCCAGAGAGTTAAGAAAGGCGATGTTATTGCTGACAGTTCTTCAACTCAGGATGGCGAACTGGCTTTAGGGCAAAATCTTCTGGTGGCATTTATGTCCTGGTCAGGAGCTAATTTTGAAGACGCAATCGTGCTTTCGGAAAAATTGGTTAAAGATGACAGATTCAGCTCTATTCATATTGAAGAATTTTCCTGCGATGTGCGTGATACAAAACTTGGGCCGGAAATAACCACTCCTGATATTCCTAATGTCGGCGAGGACAGGTTAAAGGACTTAGATGAGGAAGGTATTGTTAGAATCGGCGCTGAAGTCGGGCCGGATGATATTTTAGTAGGCAAGATTTCACCTAAAGGCGAAACTGATTTGACTGCGGAAGAAAGATTATTGAGAGCAATTTTCGGGGATAAAGCCAGAGATATCAAAGATACTTCATTAAGATTGTCCCATGGCAAGCGCGGAAGAGTGGTCGGCATTAAAATTTTCTCAAGAGACAAAGGCGACAAACTGCAGGCCGGAGTAATCAAGACAATACAGGTTGAAGTTGCCCAATTCAGAAAAGTTTCCATTGGCGACAAGCTGGCAGGCAGGCACGGAAATAAAGGAGTTATTTCTAAAATTCTGCCTGAACAGGATATGCCGTATCTGGCAGACGGAACTCCGGTTGATGTTGTTTTGAATCCTTTGGGAGTTGCTTCACGTATGAATCTCGGGCAAATATTGGAAACTCATTTGGGATGGGCAGCAAAAACTTTAGGATACAGGACTTACAGTCCTCCGTTTTCAGGCGTGACTGAGGAAGAAATCAGAGGGGAATTGAAAAAAGCCGGATTGCCGGAAAGCGGAAAAGTCATTTTACGCGATGGCAGGACCGGCGAACCGTTTATCAATAAAGTTACGGTCGGTCAGATTTACATCATGAAATTGAATCACTTGGTTGAGGATAAAATTCATATGCGTTCAATCGGCCCTTATTCATTGATTACCCAGCAGCCGCTCGGGGGAAAGGCTCAATTCGGAGGCCAGAGATTCGGAGAAATGGAAGTGTGGGCATTGGAAGGATATGGCGCAGCGCATACATTGCAGGAAATGCTGACTATAAAATCCGATGATGTTATTGGCCGCGCTAATGCTTATGATTCAATTATTAAAGGCAGGCCGATTCAGGCGCCTCATTTGCCTTCATCTTTTAATGTTTTATTAAGCGAAATAAGATCGCTTGGATTCGCGATTAATTTAGTAAAAGATAAACCCGCCGCAAGTCCAAAGGACAAGCAGGCGGGCAGGTAATATGGATTTTGAAGAGAAAAAACCAGAAGAATTTAACGGGCTTCAGTTGAAAATTGCAGGACCGGAGGAGATTTTGTCGTGGTCGCACGGAGAAATTACTAAACCGGAAACAATTAACTACCGAACGCAACGCGCAGAAAAAGATGGCTTGTTCTGCGAGAAAATTTTCGGCCCGGAAAAAGACTGGGAATGTTATTGCGGAAAATACAGAAAAATCAGATATAAAGGAGTTGTCTGTGACCGCTGTGGAGTGGAAGTAACTCGTTCAATTGTTAGGCGTGAAAGGATGGGCCATATAAAATTAGCAGTGCCGATTTCCCATATTTGGTTTTTAAGAGGCGTGCCGTCAAGAATCGGTTTAATTTTAGATATTTCAGTACAAAAACTGGAGAAAGTTGTTTATTTTGTTGCATATATCATCACCAATGTTGATGAGAAAGCCAAGGAAAAAGCTTTTAATGATATAGAAAAGGAATTTAAGGCAAAATTAAAAACAATTAAAGACAAGGAAGCAAAAAAAGAACTAAAACTTGCCCGCGATAAAGCCAAAGAGGAATTGTCAAAAATAAAGAAATTGGAAATTATTTCAGAACTGACATTCAGATATTTATCCCAGAGATACAGCGATGTATTTTCAGCTGGGATTGGAGCTCAGGCATTGAGGGATATCTGCAAGGAACTTGATTTGGAGAAAATAGTATCAGAACTTGAAGAGCAGTTGAAGAAAGTAGAATCAATTCAGAAGAGAAAAATTTTGCAGAGATTAAGATTGATTAAAGGATTCCAAAGAGCGGGAATTAGACCAGAATGGATGTTTTTGACAATACTGCCGGTCATGCCAGCTGATTTGAGGCCAATGGTGCAGCTGGATGGAGGCAGATATGCTACTTCTGATGTTAACGATTTATACAGAAGAGTGATTAACAGGAATAACCGCTTGAAAAGATTATTAGAATTGAACGCGCCAGAAGTTATATGTAGAAATGAGAAGAGGATGTTGCAAGAAGCCATTGATGCTTTAATTGATAATTCTGCACGCAGGGGGCAAAAAGCCGTAATGGCTGCAACCGGACAGAAAAGGCAGTTAAAATCTTTGGCAGACCAATTAAAAGGGAAACAGGGAAGATTCAG from Patescibacteria group bacterium includes the following:
- a CDS encoding DNA-directed RNA polymerase subunit beta → MIKYFSNYPKKLYPLPNLVEIQLNSYKLFLEKGLRELFDEISPIVDYGGKDISLYFKEYYLDEPKCDEIKAKKNSLSYEAPLKIKLKLVNKKANETKEQEIFLTDLPLITPRGTFIVNGVERVVISQLIRSAGVFFKTSYIKGRKVHGAKIIPNRGAWLEFDTEANNSIVVRIDRKRKIPATALLRIFGLDTDEKILKEFKDIDNDADIQYIKETLARDTSKTSDDAWIEIYKRIRPGDLAAIDNARQLIENMFKNFDRYDLSEVGRYKLNQRIGIKTPLDPGHRILRKEDVVATIKEIIKLNNDPDLVGDDIDHLGNRRVRSLGELLQNKFRAGMARVIRIIRDRMSTMDAYNLAPAQLVNSRPLMAAVKEFFTSSQLSQFMNQVNPLSELEHKRRLSAMGPGGLTRERAGFEVRDVHPSHYGRICPIETPEGPNIGLVGHLASYAKINDYGFIETPYRKVENGKVTNKIVYMGASEEEKYNIAHAGIVLESSGRMKEKRVEARIHGEPGIIERDKIDWMDVSPYQCISIATALIPFVEHDDSNRALMGSNMQRQAVPLVNPEAPLVGTGIERKAAVDSGQVMLSPSDGVIKGVDASRITISSKGTLKTYPLNNYLRSNEYTCIHQRPIVRPGQRVKKGDVIADSSSTQDGELALGQNLLVAFMSWSGANFEDAIVLSEKLVKDDRFSSIHIEEFSCDVRDTKLGPEITTPDIPNVGEDRLKDLDEEGIVRIGAEVGPDDILVGKISPKGETDLTAEERLLRAIFGDKARDIKDTSLRLSHGKRGRVVGIKIFSRDKGDKLQAGVIKTIQVEVAQFRKVSIGDKLAGRHGNKGVISKILPEQDMPYLADGTPVDVVLNPLGVASRMNLGQILETHLGWAAKTLGYRTYSPPFSGVTEEEIRGELKKAGLPESGKVILRDGRTGEPFINKVTVGQIYIMKLNHLVEDKIHMRSIGPYSLITQQPLGGKAQFGGQRFGEMEVWALEGYGAAHTLQEMLTIKSDDVIGRANAYDSIIKGRPIQAPHLPSSFNVLLSEIRSLGFAINLVKDKPAASPKDKQAGR